Proteins encoded together in one Telopea speciosissima isolate NSW1024214 ecotype Mountain lineage chromosome 4, Tspe_v1, whole genome shotgun sequence window:
- the LOC122660441 gene encoding pentatricopeptide repeat-containing protein At3g49730, whose amino-acid sequence MQRISSTRLLFGIEFRLLLSSNPYYCLTQIEKFITRPALQPFYESPKPHPVHSSSPQITTESNPCQIVQTSRALSTANDDDLQRSINLRNSSIPADKKREFGFVCLENKPVFRTDPSNSADEYTGDVEKIYRILRKFHSRVPKLELALQESGVTVRSGLVERVLNRCGDAGNLGYRFFAWASKQPGYRHSYEVYKSMIRILGKMRQFGAVWALIEEMRKENPHLITPDVFVVLMRRFASARMVQKAIEVLDEMPKYGCEPDEHAFGCLLDALCKNGSVKQAASLFEDMRIRFTPNLKHFTSLLYGWCREGKLMEAKYVLVQMREAGFEPDIVVYNNLLSGYAMAGKMGDAFDLVQEMRRKGCDPNATSYTILIQALCSREKMEEAMRVFVEMRRSGCVADVVTYTTLISGFCKRGKIDRGYELLDTMIQQGCNPNQMTYFHILVAHEKKEELEECLELVEEMKKVGCTPDLSIYNTVIRMACKLGEVKEGVKAWNEMEANGISPGLDTFTILIHGFLEQGCLLEACSYFKEMVGRGLLSAPQYGTLKELLNSLLRADKLEMAKDVWSCIVTKGCDLNVYAWTIWIHALFSNGHVKEACSYCLDMMDAGVMPQPDTFAKLMRGLKKLYNRQIAAEITEKVRKMAADRQITFKMYKRRGERDLKEKVKEKKDGRKRRARRRRWVHGGQGGANTAIGMR is encoded by the coding sequence ATGCAGAGAATTTCTTCAACGAGGCTTCTTTTCGGAATCGAGTTCCGCCTTCTTCTCTCTTCGAACCCCTATTATTGCCTCACTCAAAtagaaaaattcattaccaGACCTGCACTTCAACCATTCTATGAATCACCGAAGCCTCACCCCGTTCACTCCTCTTCCCCTCAAATCACGACAGAATCCAACCCATGTCAGATTGTTCAAACCTCGCGTGCATTATCCACCGCCAACGATGATGATTTACAGAGATCGATCAACTTAAGGAATTCAAGCATCCCCGCCGATAAAAAGCGAGAGTTTGGATTCGTTTGTCTTGAAAACAAGCCTGTTTTTCGAACAGATCCGTCTAATTCCGCCGATGAATATACTGGTGATGTCGAAAAGATTTACAGAATTCTGCGTAAGTTTCATTCTAGGGTTCCCAAATTGGAACTTGCGCTTCAAGAATCAGGTGTTACTGTAAGGTCGGGTTTGGTTGAACGCGTGTTGAATCGGTGCGGGGATGCCGGGAACCTAGGGTATAGGTTCTTCGCCTGGGCGTCGAAACAACCTGGGTACAGGCATAGCTACGAAGTGTATAAGTCCATGATcaggattttggggaagatgaggcaGTTCGGTGCCGTTTGGGCTCTAATCGAAGAGATGAGGAAAGAGAATCCTCACCTCATCACGCCCGATGTCTTCGTTGTCTTGATGAGGAGATTTGCCTCCGCTAGGATGGTTCAGAAGGCAATTGAAGTCTTAGATGAGATGCCCAAGTACGGGTGTGAGCCCGATGAGCACGCCTTCGGTTGTTTGCTCGACGCCCTGTGCAAGAATGGCAGTGTTAAGCAAGCTGCTTCGCTGTTCGAGGACATGAGAATCCGGTTCACGCCGAATCTCAAGCATTTTACCTCCCTATTGTATGGTTGGTGCAGAGAAGGGAAACTCATGGAGGCTAAATACGTTTTGGTTCAGATGAGGGAAGCAGGTTTCGAGCCGGACATTGTGGTCTACAATAATCTTCTCAGTGGGTATGCAATGGCTGGGAAAATGGGAGATGCATTTGACCTCGTGCAGGAGATGAGGAGGAAGGGATGTGACCCAAATGCAACTTCGTACACAATTTTGATCCAAGCCCTCTGTTCCAGAGAAAAAATGGAGGAAGCTATGCGGGTCTTTGTAGAAATGCGAAGAAGTGGATGCGTTGCAGACGTGGTGACCTATACCACTCTAATAAGCGGATTCTGCAAGCGAGGAAAGATTGATAGGGGTTATGAGCTCCTGGATACTATGATCCAGCAAGGCTGCAATCCAAACCAGATGACTTATTTCCACATTCTGGTGGCTcatgagaagaaggaagagcTAGAAGAATGTTTGGAACTTgtggaggagatgaagaaggTGGGTTGCACTCCTGATCTCAGCATTTACAACACCGTGATCCGCATGGCCTGTAAATTGGGTGAAGTGAAGGAAGGTGTGAAAGCTTGGAATGAAATGGAAGCCAATGGGATAAGCCCGGGGCTTGACACCTTCACCATCCTGATCCATGGGTTTCTTGAGCAAGGTTGTCTACTCGAAGCTTGTTCTTACTTCAAGGAGATGGTGGGGAGAGGTCTTCTATCTGCTCCACAGTACGGAACCCTTAAGGAGCTCCTGAATTCACTGTTGAGAGCGGACAAGCTAGAAATGGCGAAAGATGTTTGGAGTTGCATTGTGACCAAAGGCTGTGATCTCAATGTTTACGCATGGACCATTTGGATTCATGCATTGTTCTCAAATGGGCACGTCAAGGAAGCATGTTCCTACTGTTTGGACATGATGGATGCAGGGGTCATGCCTCAGCCGGATACCTTTGCAAAGCTCATGCGAGGCCTTAAGAAACTTTACAATAGACAGATAGCGGCAGAGATCACAGAGAAGGTGAGGAAGATGGCTGCTGATAGACAGATTACCTTCAAGATGTATAAAAGACGAGGTGAGAGGGACTTGAAGGAAAAagtcaaggagaagaaagatgggagGAAGAGGAGGGCTCGTCGACGTCGTTGGGTTCATGGGGGACAAGGTGGAGCTAACACTGCAATTGGAATGAGGTGA
- the LOC122658942 gene encoding uncharacterized protein LOC122658942 — translation MEEKDETVDPGDCQLGYCISQHVDNYNFVVGQEFPDVKAFRKTIKEAAIAQHFELRIIKSDLIRYFAKCATEGCPWRIRAVKLPNVPTFIIRSLEGTHTCGKNAQHGHHQASVDWIVNFIEERLRDNMNYKPKDILQDIHRQYGITIPYKQAWRAKERGLAAIYGSSEEGYCLLPAYCEQIKKTNPGSIAQVFTTGADNRFQRLFVSFYASIYGFVNGCLPLIGLGDIQLKSKYLGTLLSATCFDANGGVFPLAFAVVDVENDESWMWFLSELHKLLEMNTESIPQLTFLSDGQKGIVDAVKRKFPSASHGFCMRHLSESIGKEFKNSRLVHLLWKAAYAITTIGFKERMAEIEEVSPEAAKWIQQIPPSRWAVAYFKGKRFGHLSSNIEEFNKWILEARELPIIQVIEQIHSKLMSEFIERRAKGSDWMPILAPSAAQRMAEAINHASGYQVLRSDEVEFEVLSTERSDIVNIGTRCCSCCEWQLCGLPCSHAIAALASCKKDVYEFCEKCFTVASYLETYSQAINPVPDKSEWSKASEGPVDEDSRLVTPPKFRRPPGRPEKKRLCVEDLNREKHTVHCSRCNQTGHYKTTCKAAEVMESIEYPKCGDLPS, via the coding sequence ATGGAGGAAAAAGATGAAACTGTTGATCCAGGGGATTGTCAGTTAGGCTACTGTATTTCTCAGCACgtggataattacaattttgTAGTTGGTCAGGAGTTTCCTGATGTCAAGGCTTTCAGGAAAACAATTAAGGAAGCAGCGATTGCACAACATTTTGAGCTTCGGATAATAAAGAGCGATCTGATTCGTTATTTTGCAAAGTGTGCCACAGAAGGTTGTCCATGGCGTATTCGTGCAGTGAAGCTTCCTAATGTACCAACTTTCATTATAAGGAGCCTTGAAGGGACACATACATGTGGAAAAAATGCACAACATGGCCATCACCAGGCCTCTGTAGATTGGATTGTGAATTTTATTGAGGAACGCCTGCGAGACAATATGAATTACAAGCCCAAAGATATTTTGCAGGATATCCATAGACAATATGGGATCACCATCCCATACAAGCAGGCATGGAGGGCCAAGGAACGTGGGCTGGCTGCAATTTATGGTTCTTCTGAGGAAGGATATTGCCTCCTTCCTGCATACTgtgaacaaataaagaagacaaATCCTGGAAGTATTGCACAGGTTTTCACCACTGGGGCTGATAACAGGTTTCAACGGCTTTTTGTTTCCTTCTATGCATCTATATATGGGTTTGTGAATGGCTGTCTTCCCCTTATTGGGCTTGGTGACATCCAGCTGAAAAGCAAATACCTTGGTACCTTATTGTCAGCCACCTGTTTTGATGCCAATGGTGGGGTATTTCCACTTGCTTTTGCTGTTGTTGATGTAGAAAATGATGAGAGCTGGATGTGGTTTTTATCAGAGCTTCATAAGCTGTTAGAGATGAACACTGAGAGTATACCCCAGCTGACATTCTTATCAGATGGGCAGAAAGGCATTGTTGATGCAGTAAAAAGGAAATTCCCCAGTGCATCTCATGGATTTTGCATGCGTCATTTAAGTGAAAGCATTGGTAAAGAGTTTAAGAACTCAAGGCTTGTCCATCTTCTCTGGAAGGCTGCCTATGCCATTACCACCATTGGCTTTAAAGAGCGAATGGCAGAAATTGAAGAGGTTTCTCCAGAAGCAGCTAAGTGGATCCAACAAATTCCCCCATCCCGTTGGGCTGTAGCGTATTTTAAAGGAAAACGATTTGGACATCTCTCTTCAAATATTGAGGAATTCAATAAGTGGATTCTTGAAGCTCGTGAACTGCCCATAATTCAGGTGATTGAGCAGATTCACAGCAAATTGATGTCCGAGTTCATTGAACGGCGTGCAAAGGGCTCAGATTGGATGCCAATACTTGCCCCATCTGCTGCGCAGAGGATGGCTGAAGCAATCAACCATGCTTCTGGCTACCAAGTCCTTCGATCAGATGAAGTAGAATTTGAGGTGCTTTCCACTGAGAGGTCGGACATTGTGAATATTGGAACCCGATGTTGTTCGTGTTGTGAGTGGCAACTCTGTGGCCTACCTTGCTCTCATGCTATTGCTGCACTTGCCTCTTGTAAAAAAGATGTCTATGAGTTTTGTGAGAAGTGCTTTACTGTGGCCAGTTACCTTGAGACATACTCACAAGCAATAAATCCTGTCCCTGATAAAAGTGAATGGAGCAAGGCAAGTGAGGGTCCTGTGGACGAGGACAGTAGATTGGTAACGCCACCCAAGTTTCGGCGTCCACCAGGACGCCCTGAAAAGAAGCGACTGTGTGTAGAGGACCTTAATCGGGAGAAGCATACTGTGCATTGTAGTCGTTGCAACCAAACTGGACACTATAAAACAACATGCAAGGCCGCAGAGGTTATGGAGAGTATAGAATATCCCAAGTGTGGAGATCTTCCGAGTTAG